From a region of the Arachis ipaensis cultivar K30076 chromosome B09, Araip1.1, whole genome shotgun sequence genome:
- the LOC107618237 gene encoding BRCA1-associated protein isoform X1 yields MSTSWRSSTAVSSPPIPIPIPIPIPIPNEEPSSFSTSVFNFSSGNPRIEETRGLMHLFPDQDPPSTLPFGRKPLVCVVGVPNHMTYADFCQFCGSFLHHILEMRIVRYYPPSFPLLFFPSLLSLTFFPSCFRMDGTEDQYSVLIRFDDQDSTDSFFKHYNGRRFSSLEVEVCRVLFTLDVQYTGSIEHAQPSNATSTEQPTCPVCLERLDQDTSGILTTICNHSFHCSCISKWADSSCPVCRYCQQQAEKSICSVCRTTENLWICVICGFVGCGRYKAGHAIMHWKETQHCYALDVETKRVWDFAGDNYVHRLIQSKTDGKLVELNTHCVHAENGCGSCSCEDNSMSEALLNSKVEAIVNEYNELLATQLENQKSYFESLLQEVKEETETKISKAVQKAVSLKQQKIQAKIDRCNKEKKFLEELNENLVKNEDAWKAKLLEIEERERKFLKLSEERVANLEEQLRYLMTCLDDVKPEQQQLPEHNEIKDGLVSASSKESSSTNNSQVGKNP; encoded by the exons ATGTCTACTAGCTGGCGTTCCAGCACTGCCGTTTCATCACCGCCAATCCCAATTCCAATTCCAATTCCAATTCCAATCCCCAACGAGGAGCCTTCATCATTCTCCACCTCCGTCTTCAACTTCTCCTCCGGAAACCCTAGGATCGAGGAGACCCGCGGCCTCATGCATCTCTTCCCCGACCAAGATCCCCCTTCTACCCTCCCTTTTGGACGCAAACCCCTCGTCTGCGTCGTCGGCGTCCCCAATCACATGACCTACGCCGACTTCTGCCAGTTCTGTGGTTCCTTCCTTCACCACATCCTTGAGATGCGCATTGTCAGGTACTACCCTCCCTCCTTCCCCCTTCTGTTCTTCCCTTCACTGCTCTCTCTCACTTTCTTTCCTTCTTGTTTCAGAATGGATGGAACGGAAGATCAGTACAGCGTTTTGATCCGCTTCGACGATCAAGACTCCACCGACAGCTTCTTCAAGCATTACAATGGCCGCCGTTTCTCCTCTCTGGAG GTTGAGGTTTGCCGTGTTCTTTTCACGTTGGATGTGCAGTACACTGGTTCCATTGAACATGCCCAACCATCCAATGCTACCTCCACTGAACAGCCCACATGTCCAGTTTGCCTTG AGCGGTTAGATCAAGACACCAGTGGAATTCTCACCACTATATGTAatcattcttttcattgttcGTGCATATCAAAATGGGCTGATTCTTCTTGTCCT GTGTGCCGCTATTGCCAACAGCAAGCTGAAAAATCGATATGTTCTGTTTGTCGGACCACTGAGAACCTTTGGATATGTGTTATATGCGGATTTGTTGGCTGTGGAAG ATATAAAGCAGGACATGCCATCATGCACTGGAAAGAGACACAGCATTGCTATGCCCTAGATGTGGAAACTAAGCGTGTGTGGGATTTTGCGGGAGACAACTATGTTCATAGACTTATTCAGTCCAAAACCGATGGGAAGTTGGTTGAGCTGAACACTCACTGTGTTCATGCAGAGAATGGGTGTGGAAGTTGCAGCTGTGAAGATAATTCTATGAGCGAGGCTTTACTTAATAGTAAAGTTGAAGCA ATTGTCAATGAGTACAATGAATTGCTTGCTACTCAACTTGAAAACCAAAAATCT TATTTTGAGTCATTGTTACAAGAGGTAAAAGAAGAAACTGAGACAAAAATCTCTAAAGCTGTTCAGAAGGCTGTCAGTCTTAAACAACAGAAGATTCAGGCCAAGATTGACAGATGTAACAAAGAGAAGAAATTTCTGGAGGAG CTTAATGAGAATCTTGTTAAAAATGAGGATGCTTGGAAAGCAAAGTTGCTTGAGATTGAGGAGAG ggaaagaaaatTCTTAAAACTGTCGGAGGAGAGAGTAGCAAACCTGGAAGAGCAG CTTAGATATCTCATGACTTGTCTAGATGATGTGAAGCCGGAACAGCAACAGTTGCCTGAGCATAACGAAATCAAAGATGGGCTTGTGTCTGCCTCATCAAAGGAATCCTCGTCAACTAATAACTCTCAGGTTGGCAAAAATCCATAA
- the LOC107618237 gene encoding BRCA1-associated protein isoform X2, with the protein MSTSWRSSTAVSSPPIPIPIPIPIPIPNEEPSSFSTSVFNFSSGNPRIEETRGLMHLFPDQDPPSTLPFGRKPLVCVVGVPNHMTYADFCQFCGSFLHHILEMRIVRYYPPSFPLLFFPSLLSLTFFPSCFRMDGTEDQYSVLIRFDDQDSTDSFFKHYNGRRFSSLVEVCRVLFTLDVQYTGSIEHAQPSNATSTEQPTCPVCLERLDQDTSGILTTICNHSFHCSCISKWADSSCPVCRYCQQQAEKSICSVCRTTENLWICVICGFVGCGRYKAGHAIMHWKETQHCYALDVETKRVWDFAGDNYVHRLIQSKTDGKLVELNTHCVHAENGCGSCSCEDNSMSEALLNSKVEAIVNEYNELLATQLENQKSYFESLLQEVKEETETKISKAVQKAVSLKQQKIQAKIDRCNKEKKFLEELNENLVKNEDAWKAKLLEIEERERKFLKLSEERVANLEEQLRYLMTCLDDVKPEQQQLPEHNEIKDGLVSASSKESSSTNNSQVGKNP; encoded by the exons ATGTCTACTAGCTGGCGTTCCAGCACTGCCGTTTCATCACCGCCAATCCCAATTCCAATTCCAATTCCAATTCCAATCCCCAACGAGGAGCCTTCATCATTCTCCACCTCCGTCTTCAACTTCTCCTCCGGAAACCCTAGGATCGAGGAGACCCGCGGCCTCATGCATCTCTTCCCCGACCAAGATCCCCCTTCTACCCTCCCTTTTGGACGCAAACCCCTCGTCTGCGTCGTCGGCGTCCCCAATCACATGACCTACGCCGACTTCTGCCAGTTCTGTGGTTCCTTCCTTCACCACATCCTTGAGATGCGCATTGTCAGGTACTACCCTCCCTCCTTCCCCCTTCTGTTCTTCCCTTCACTGCTCTCTCTCACTTTCTTTCCTTCTTGTTTCAGAATGGATGGAACGGAAGATCAGTACAGCGTTTTGATCCGCTTCGACGATCAAGACTCCACCGACAGCTTCTTCAAGCATTACAATGGCCGCCGTTTCTCCTCTCTG GTTGAGGTTTGCCGTGTTCTTTTCACGTTGGATGTGCAGTACACTGGTTCCATTGAACATGCCCAACCATCCAATGCTACCTCCACTGAACAGCCCACATGTCCAGTTTGCCTTG AGCGGTTAGATCAAGACACCAGTGGAATTCTCACCACTATATGTAatcattcttttcattgttcGTGCATATCAAAATGGGCTGATTCTTCTTGTCCT GTGTGCCGCTATTGCCAACAGCAAGCTGAAAAATCGATATGTTCTGTTTGTCGGACCACTGAGAACCTTTGGATATGTGTTATATGCGGATTTGTTGGCTGTGGAAG ATATAAAGCAGGACATGCCATCATGCACTGGAAAGAGACACAGCATTGCTATGCCCTAGATGTGGAAACTAAGCGTGTGTGGGATTTTGCGGGAGACAACTATGTTCATAGACTTATTCAGTCCAAAACCGATGGGAAGTTGGTTGAGCTGAACACTCACTGTGTTCATGCAGAGAATGGGTGTGGAAGTTGCAGCTGTGAAGATAATTCTATGAGCGAGGCTTTACTTAATAGTAAAGTTGAAGCA ATTGTCAATGAGTACAATGAATTGCTTGCTACTCAACTTGAAAACCAAAAATCT TATTTTGAGTCATTGTTACAAGAGGTAAAAGAAGAAACTGAGACAAAAATCTCTAAAGCTGTTCAGAAGGCTGTCAGTCTTAAACAACAGAAGATTCAGGCCAAGATTGACAGATGTAACAAAGAGAAGAAATTTCTGGAGGAG CTTAATGAGAATCTTGTTAAAAATGAGGATGCTTGGAAAGCAAAGTTGCTTGAGATTGAGGAGAG ggaaagaaaatTCTTAAAACTGTCGGAGGAGAGAGTAGCAAACCTGGAAGAGCAG CTTAGATATCTCATGACTTGTCTAGATGATGTGAAGCCGGAACAGCAACAGTTGCCTGAGCATAACGAAATCAAAGATGGGCTTGTGTCTGCCTCATCAAAGGAATCCTCGTCAACTAATAACTCTCAGGTTGGCAAAAATCCATAA
- the LOC107618237 gene encoding BRCA1-associated protein isoform X3 has product MSTSWRSSTAVSSPPIPIPIPIPIPIPNEEPSSFSTSVFNFSSGNPRIEETRGLMHLFPDQDPPSTLPFGRKPLVCVVGVPNHMTYADFCQFCGSFLHHILEMRIVRMDGTEDQYSVLIRFDDQDSTDSFFKHYNGRRFSSLEVEVCRVLFTLDVQYTGSIEHAQPSNATSTEQPTCPVCLERLDQDTSGILTTICNHSFHCSCISKWADSSCPVCRYCQQQAEKSICSVCRTTENLWICVICGFVGCGRYKAGHAIMHWKETQHCYALDVETKRVWDFAGDNYVHRLIQSKTDGKLVELNTHCVHAENGCGSCSCEDNSMSEALLNSKVEAIVNEYNELLATQLENQKSYFESLLQEVKEETETKISKAVQKAVSLKQQKIQAKIDRCNKEKKFLEELNENLVKNEDAWKAKLLEIEERERKFLKLSEERVANLEEQLRYLMTCLDDVKPEQQQLPEHNEIKDGLVSASSKESSSTNNSQVGKNP; this is encoded by the exons ATGTCTACTAGCTGGCGTTCCAGCACTGCCGTTTCATCACCGCCAATCCCAATTCCAATTCCAATTCCAATTCCAATCCCCAACGAGGAGCCTTCATCATTCTCCACCTCCGTCTTCAACTTCTCCTCCGGAAACCCTAGGATCGAGGAGACCCGCGGCCTCATGCATCTCTTCCCCGACCAAGATCCCCCTTCTACCCTCCCTTTTGGACGCAAACCCCTCGTCTGCGTCGTCGGCGTCCCCAATCACATGACCTACGCCGACTTCTGCCAGTTCTGTGGTTCCTTCCTTCACCACATCCTTGAGATGCGCATTGTCAG AATGGATGGAACGGAAGATCAGTACAGCGTTTTGATCCGCTTCGACGATCAAGACTCCACCGACAGCTTCTTCAAGCATTACAATGGCCGCCGTTTCTCCTCTCTGGAG GTTGAGGTTTGCCGTGTTCTTTTCACGTTGGATGTGCAGTACACTGGTTCCATTGAACATGCCCAACCATCCAATGCTACCTCCACTGAACAGCCCACATGTCCAGTTTGCCTTG AGCGGTTAGATCAAGACACCAGTGGAATTCTCACCACTATATGTAatcattcttttcattgttcGTGCATATCAAAATGGGCTGATTCTTCTTGTCCT GTGTGCCGCTATTGCCAACAGCAAGCTGAAAAATCGATATGTTCTGTTTGTCGGACCACTGAGAACCTTTGGATATGTGTTATATGCGGATTTGTTGGCTGTGGAAG ATATAAAGCAGGACATGCCATCATGCACTGGAAAGAGACACAGCATTGCTATGCCCTAGATGTGGAAACTAAGCGTGTGTGGGATTTTGCGGGAGACAACTATGTTCATAGACTTATTCAGTCCAAAACCGATGGGAAGTTGGTTGAGCTGAACACTCACTGTGTTCATGCAGAGAATGGGTGTGGAAGTTGCAGCTGTGAAGATAATTCTATGAGCGAGGCTTTACTTAATAGTAAAGTTGAAGCA ATTGTCAATGAGTACAATGAATTGCTTGCTACTCAACTTGAAAACCAAAAATCT TATTTTGAGTCATTGTTACAAGAGGTAAAAGAAGAAACTGAGACAAAAATCTCTAAAGCTGTTCAGAAGGCTGTCAGTCTTAAACAACAGAAGATTCAGGCCAAGATTGACAGATGTAACAAAGAGAAGAAATTTCTGGAGGAG CTTAATGAGAATCTTGTTAAAAATGAGGATGCTTGGAAAGCAAAGTTGCTTGAGATTGAGGAGAG ggaaagaaaatTCTTAAAACTGTCGGAGGAGAGAGTAGCAAACCTGGAAGAGCAG CTTAGATATCTCATGACTTGTCTAGATGATGTGAAGCCGGAACAGCAACAGTTGCCTGAGCATAACGAAATCAAAGATGGGCTTGTGTCTGCCTCATCAAAGGAATCCTCGTCAACTAATAACTCTCAGGTTGGCAAAAATCCATAA
- the LOC107618237 gene encoding BRCA1-associated protein isoform X4, with translation MSTSWRSSTAVSSPPIPIPIPIPIPIPNEEPSSFSTSVFNFSSGNPRIEETRGLMHLFPDQDPPSTLPFGRKPLVCVVGVPNHMTYADFCQFCGSFLHHILEMRIVRMDGTEDQYSVLIRFDDQDSTDSFFKHYNGRRFSSLVEVCRVLFTLDVQYTGSIEHAQPSNATSTEQPTCPVCLERLDQDTSGILTTICNHSFHCSCISKWADSSCPVCRYCQQQAEKSICSVCRTTENLWICVICGFVGCGRYKAGHAIMHWKETQHCYALDVETKRVWDFAGDNYVHRLIQSKTDGKLVELNTHCVHAENGCGSCSCEDNSMSEALLNSKVEAIVNEYNELLATQLENQKSYFESLLQEVKEETETKISKAVQKAVSLKQQKIQAKIDRCNKEKKFLEELNENLVKNEDAWKAKLLEIEERERKFLKLSEERVANLEEQLRYLMTCLDDVKPEQQQLPEHNEIKDGLVSASSKESSSTNNSQVGKNP, from the exons ATGTCTACTAGCTGGCGTTCCAGCACTGCCGTTTCATCACCGCCAATCCCAATTCCAATTCCAATTCCAATTCCAATCCCCAACGAGGAGCCTTCATCATTCTCCACCTCCGTCTTCAACTTCTCCTCCGGAAACCCTAGGATCGAGGAGACCCGCGGCCTCATGCATCTCTTCCCCGACCAAGATCCCCCTTCTACCCTCCCTTTTGGACGCAAACCCCTCGTCTGCGTCGTCGGCGTCCCCAATCACATGACCTACGCCGACTTCTGCCAGTTCTGTGGTTCCTTCCTTCACCACATCCTTGAGATGCGCATTGTCAG AATGGATGGAACGGAAGATCAGTACAGCGTTTTGATCCGCTTCGACGATCAAGACTCCACCGACAGCTTCTTCAAGCATTACAATGGCCGCCGTTTCTCCTCTCTG GTTGAGGTTTGCCGTGTTCTTTTCACGTTGGATGTGCAGTACACTGGTTCCATTGAACATGCCCAACCATCCAATGCTACCTCCACTGAACAGCCCACATGTCCAGTTTGCCTTG AGCGGTTAGATCAAGACACCAGTGGAATTCTCACCACTATATGTAatcattcttttcattgttcGTGCATATCAAAATGGGCTGATTCTTCTTGTCCT GTGTGCCGCTATTGCCAACAGCAAGCTGAAAAATCGATATGTTCTGTTTGTCGGACCACTGAGAACCTTTGGATATGTGTTATATGCGGATTTGTTGGCTGTGGAAG ATATAAAGCAGGACATGCCATCATGCACTGGAAAGAGACACAGCATTGCTATGCCCTAGATGTGGAAACTAAGCGTGTGTGGGATTTTGCGGGAGACAACTATGTTCATAGACTTATTCAGTCCAAAACCGATGGGAAGTTGGTTGAGCTGAACACTCACTGTGTTCATGCAGAGAATGGGTGTGGAAGTTGCAGCTGTGAAGATAATTCTATGAGCGAGGCTTTACTTAATAGTAAAGTTGAAGCA ATTGTCAATGAGTACAATGAATTGCTTGCTACTCAACTTGAAAACCAAAAATCT TATTTTGAGTCATTGTTACAAGAGGTAAAAGAAGAAACTGAGACAAAAATCTCTAAAGCTGTTCAGAAGGCTGTCAGTCTTAAACAACAGAAGATTCAGGCCAAGATTGACAGATGTAACAAAGAGAAGAAATTTCTGGAGGAG CTTAATGAGAATCTTGTTAAAAATGAGGATGCTTGGAAAGCAAAGTTGCTTGAGATTGAGGAGAG ggaaagaaaatTCTTAAAACTGTCGGAGGAGAGAGTAGCAAACCTGGAAGAGCAG CTTAGATATCTCATGACTTGTCTAGATGATGTGAAGCCGGAACAGCAACAGTTGCCTGAGCATAACGAAATCAAAGATGGGCTTGTGTCTGCCTCATCAAAGGAATCCTCGTCAACTAATAACTCTCAGGTTGGCAAAAATCCATAA
- the LOC107614617 gene encoding transcription factor bHLH18-like — protein MDDEVNECLCRTNNFDEDYLLRDILQQPQESSQTAIGNRATSSYILSFDKSASKRRRSASETADHIMSERNRRQELSRKFIALSATIPGLKKAHVLEEAIKYVKELEERVKVLEEDGEISITRSRVCGCGDETLPEVEARVLGKQLLIKIHCATQCGVLIQILSQLQLLHLSISSSNVLPFGNTLDITIIAHMGHKFSFIVKDLVKTLRQVAMLKEEEISTYQIYQPSALIKTTSHV, from the exons ATGGATGATGAAGTGAATGAATGCCTTTGCCGCACCAACAACTTTGATGAAGATTACCTCCTGAGAGATATCCTCCAGCAGCCGCAAGAAAGCAGCCAGACGGCCATCGGAAATAGGGCAACAAGTTCCTATATACTGTCTTTCGATAAATCGGCAAGTAAGAGGAGAAGAAGCGCTTCAGAGACGGCGGATCACATAATGTCAGAGAGGAACAGGAGACAGGAACTCTCTAGAAAGTTCATTGCACTTTCCGCAACTATACCTGGCTTGAAGAAG GCGCACGTACTTGAAGAAGCCATAAAGTACGTGAAAGAACTAGAAGAGCGTGTGAAGGTGCTGGAAGAAGATGGCGAGATAAGCATAACGAGATCTCGTGTGTGCGGGTGCGGCGACGAGACACTTCCAGAAGTTGAAGCAAGAGTATTGGGGAAGCAACTGCTCATCAAAATTCATTGTGCCACTCAATGCGGCGTTCTCATCCAAATACTCTCCCAACTTCAACTCCTTCATCTTTCCATTTCCAGCAGTAACGTCTTGCCATTTGGGAACACTCTTGACATCACCATTATTGCTCAC ATGGGTCACAAATTCAGCTTCATAGTGAAGGATCTAGTCAAAACCCTGAGACAAGTGGCTATGCTCAAGGAAGAAGAAATCAGCACCTACCAAATATACCAGCCAAGTGCACTCATTAAGACTACATCTCATGTATGA
- the LOC107618237 gene encoding BRCA1-associated protein isoform X5, protein MSTSWRSSTAVSSPPIPIPIPIPIPIPNEEPSSFSTSVFNFSSGNPRIEETRGLMHLFPDQDPPSTLPFGRKPLVCVVGVPNHMTYADFCQFCGSFLHHILEMRIVRYYPPSFPLLFFPSLLSLTFFPSCFRMDGTEDQYSVLIRFDDQDSTDSFFKHYNGRRFSSLEVEVCRVLFTLDVQYTGSIEHAQPSNATSTEQPTCPVCLERLDQDTSGILTTICNHSFHCSCISKWADSSCPVCRYCQQQAEKSICSVCRTTENLWICVICGFVGCGRYKAGHAIMHWKETQHCYALDVETKRVWDFAGDNYVHRLIQSKTDGKLVELNTHCVHAENGCGSCSCEDNSMSEALLNSKVEAIVNEYNELLATQLENQKSYFESLLQEVKEETETKISKAVQKAVSLKQQKIQAKIDRCNKEKKFLEELRYLMTCLDDVKPEQQQLPEHNEIKDGLVSASSKESSSTNNSQVGKNP, encoded by the exons ATGTCTACTAGCTGGCGTTCCAGCACTGCCGTTTCATCACCGCCAATCCCAATTCCAATTCCAATTCCAATTCCAATCCCCAACGAGGAGCCTTCATCATTCTCCACCTCCGTCTTCAACTTCTCCTCCGGAAACCCTAGGATCGAGGAGACCCGCGGCCTCATGCATCTCTTCCCCGACCAAGATCCCCCTTCTACCCTCCCTTTTGGACGCAAACCCCTCGTCTGCGTCGTCGGCGTCCCCAATCACATGACCTACGCCGACTTCTGCCAGTTCTGTGGTTCCTTCCTTCACCACATCCTTGAGATGCGCATTGTCAGGTACTACCCTCCCTCCTTCCCCCTTCTGTTCTTCCCTTCACTGCTCTCTCTCACTTTCTTTCCTTCTTGTTTCAGAATGGATGGAACGGAAGATCAGTACAGCGTTTTGATCCGCTTCGACGATCAAGACTCCACCGACAGCTTCTTCAAGCATTACAATGGCCGCCGTTTCTCCTCTCTGGAG GTTGAGGTTTGCCGTGTTCTTTTCACGTTGGATGTGCAGTACACTGGTTCCATTGAACATGCCCAACCATCCAATGCTACCTCCACTGAACAGCCCACATGTCCAGTTTGCCTTG AGCGGTTAGATCAAGACACCAGTGGAATTCTCACCACTATATGTAatcattcttttcattgttcGTGCATATCAAAATGGGCTGATTCTTCTTGTCCT GTGTGCCGCTATTGCCAACAGCAAGCTGAAAAATCGATATGTTCTGTTTGTCGGACCACTGAGAACCTTTGGATATGTGTTATATGCGGATTTGTTGGCTGTGGAAG ATATAAAGCAGGACATGCCATCATGCACTGGAAAGAGACACAGCATTGCTATGCCCTAGATGTGGAAACTAAGCGTGTGTGGGATTTTGCGGGAGACAACTATGTTCATAGACTTATTCAGTCCAAAACCGATGGGAAGTTGGTTGAGCTGAACACTCACTGTGTTCATGCAGAGAATGGGTGTGGAAGTTGCAGCTGTGAAGATAATTCTATGAGCGAGGCTTTACTTAATAGTAAAGTTGAAGCA ATTGTCAATGAGTACAATGAATTGCTTGCTACTCAACTTGAAAACCAAAAATCT TATTTTGAGTCATTGTTACAAGAGGTAAAAGAAGAAACTGAGACAAAAATCTCTAAAGCTGTTCAGAAGGCTGTCAGTCTTAAACAACAGAAGATTCAGGCCAAGATTGACAGATGTAACAAAGAGAAGAAATTTCTGGAGGAG CTTAGATATCTCATGACTTGTCTAGATGATGTGAAGCCGGAACAGCAACAGTTGCCTGAGCATAACGAAATCAAAGATGGGCTTGTGTCTGCCTCATCAAAGGAATCCTCGTCAACTAATAACTCTCAGGTTGGCAAAAATCCATAA
- the LOC107618237 gene encoding BRCA1-associated protein isoform X6 gives MSTSWRSSTAVSSPPIPIPIPIPIPIPNEEPSSFSTSVFNFSSGNPRIEETRGLMHLFPDQDPPSTLPFGRKPLVCVVGVPNHMTYADFCQFCGSFLHHILEMRIVRYYPPSFPLLFFPSLLSLTFFPSCFRMDGTEDQYSVLIRFDDQDSTDSFFKHYNGRRFSSLEVEVCRVLFTLDVQYTGSIEHAQPSNATSTEQPTCPVCLERLDQDTSGILTTICNHSFHCSCISKWADSSCPVCRYCQQQAEKSICSVCRTTENLWICVICGFVGCGRYKAGHAIMHWKETQHCYALDVETKRVWDFAGDNYVHRLIQSKTDGKLVELNTHCVHAENGCGSCSCEDNSMSEALLNSKVEAIVNEYNELLATQLENQKSYFESLLQEVKEETETKISKAVQKAVSLKQQKIQAKIDRCNKEKKFLEELNENLVKNEDAWKAKLLEIEESLDIS, from the exons ATGTCTACTAGCTGGCGTTCCAGCACTGCCGTTTCATCACCGCCAATCCCAATTCCAATTCCAATTCCAATTCCAATCCCCAACGAGGAGCCTTCATCATTCTCCACCTCCGTCTTCAACTTCTCCTCCGGAAACCCTAGGATCGAGGAGACCCGCGGCCTCATGCATCTCTTCCCCGACCAAGATCCCCCTTCTACCCTCCCTTTTGGACGCAAACCCCTCGTCTGCGTCGTCGGCGTCCCCAATCACATGACCTACGCCGACTTCTGCCAGTTCTGTGGTTCCTTCCTTCACCACATCCTTGAGATGCGCATTGTCAGGTACTACCCTCCCTCCTTCCCCCTTCTGTTCTTCCCTTCACTGCTCTCTCTCACTTTCTTTCCTTCTTGTTTCAGAATGGATGGAACGGAAGATCAGTACAGCGTTTTGATCCGCTTCGACGATCAAGACTCCACCGACAGCTTCTTCAAGCATTACAATGGCCGCCGTTTCTCCTCTCTGGAG GTTGAGGTTTGCCGTGTTCTTTTCACGTTGGATGTGCAGTACACTGGTTCCATTGAACATGCCCAACCATCCAATGCTACCTCCACTGAACAGCCCACATGTCCAGTTTGCCTTG AGCGGTTAGATCAAGACACCAGTGGAATTCTCACCACTATATGTAatcattcttttcattgttcGTGCATATCAAAATGGGCTGATTCTTCTTGTCCT GTGTGCCGCTATTGCCAACAGCAAGCTGAAAAATCGATATGTTCTGTTTGTCGGACCACTGAGAACCTTTGGATATGTGTTATATGCGGATTTGTTGGCTGTGGAAG ATATAAAGCAGGACATGCCATCATGCACTGGAAAGAGACACAGCATTGCTATGCCCTAGATGTGGAAACTAAGCGTGTGTGGGATTTTGCGGGAGACAACTATGTTCATAGACTTATTCAGTCCAAAACCGATGGGAAGTTGGTTGAGCTGAACACTCACTGTGTTCATGCAGAGAATGGGTGTGGAAGTTGCAGCTGTGAAGATAATTCTATGAGCGAGGCTTTACTTAATAGTAAAGTTGAAGCA ATTGTCAATGAGTACAATGAATTGCTTGCTACTCAACTTGAAAACCAAAAATCT TATTTTGAGTCATTGTTACAAGAGGTAAAAGAAGAAACTGAGACAAAAATCTCTAAAGCTGTTCAGAAGGCTGTCAGTCTTAAACAACAGAAGATTCAGGCCAAGATTGACAGATGTAACAAAGAGAAGAAATTTCTGGAGGAG CTTAATGAGAATCTTGTTAAAAATGAGGATGCTTGGAAAGCAAAGTTGCTTGAGATTGAGGAGAG CTTAGATATCTCATGA